GTGGGGTGTTGCGTCACGGCGACAAGCAGAAGAGATGATTCGGCTGGGAAGGGTGCGGTGCAATGGAAAAGTCATTGAGTTAGGACAGAAAGCCGATCCCCAAGTTGATGCCATTACAGTTGACGGTAAACTGCTTCAACTGCGATCGCGTCCGCAACCAGTTTATCTCTTACTCAACAAACCAGCTGGAGTTATATCTACTCGTCACGATCCCCAAGGACGCCGCACTGTTATGGATCTCCTGTCGCCAGAATTACGTGTCGGTCAAGGCATTCATCCTGTTGGACGCCTAGATGCAGATTCTACAGGAGCGTTACTGCTGACTAACGATGGCCACCTAACACTCGCACTAACACACCCTAGGCACAGTATTACAAAAACTTATCAGGTGTGGGTAGAAGGTCATCCACCACCAGCGGTATTACAACAATGGCGTCGTGGTGTGATTTTGGATAACCGTAAAACTCGACCTGCGCGTGTCAGCATAGTCGATCAAAATCACACTCATACTTGCTTAGAGGTGATTTTACAAGAGGGGAGGAATCGACAAATACGACGTATTGCTCAGCAATTAGGGTATCCCGTACATCAGTTACAGCGTACGGCGATTGGCTTGATTCGATTACAACCGCCGCCTTTACCTGAGGGCTGCTATCGTCCGTTACAAGATTTTGAACTACGTTTTTTACGCGATCAAACAGACCGCGTACGTATTCAGGAATCAAGTGCAATCAAGGAGTGACAAATGATCAAGTGGTGTAGGAAGCAGAAAGTTAAAATTGAACCGTCGCTAGAACAACAAAGCGCCGAGAAGTTGTTAGAAATAGGTGCGCAATTACGTCAAGCGCGCCAAGTTCAAGCTTTATCCTTAGAAAGAGTCGCGTTGAGAACAATGATTCCACGACATTTACTCAAGGCAATCGAAGCAGGAAATAGAGAAGAACTCCCCGAACCAATTTATATTCAAAGTTATATTAAGCAATACGCTGATGCTCTTGGTTTAGATGGAACTGAGTTGGCTCGCAACTTCCCTATAGAAGATCGGCGAATATTGCTTAAACCTACGCAGCGAATCTTACCCGCAGCACAATTACGACCGATTCATCTTTATTTGTTATATTTATTTGTTGTTTTTTGGGCTGTTAATGCTTTATCGTACACTTTGAGTCGTAATCAACTGCAAGAAAGTAGTTTTCAACGCGTACAGCAGTTACTACCTACACAAACGCGATCGCAACAATCAGATATCCAATCTGTTAGTACTGCGAATCAAGATAGCAAACCAGTCAGAATTAGCGTAACGCTCAAAGCTCAATCATGGCTAAGGGTTACGGCTGATGGTCAAACAACGTTTGAAGGAACTCTTCCCCAAGGAACCCAACGCACTTGGGAAGCTGAGGAAGAACTCACCCTCAAAACAGAAAATGCTGGCGGCGTTTTAGTGCAGTTTAATCAAGAAAAAGCTAAACAAATTGGCAATCCAGGTCAAATGCAGGAAGTCACTTTTGCAGCAAATCAGCGACTCTGAATTGTTGAGAGGTCAGGGATCAGAGAAATTATTAGTTATAAGACTTTCTCCAACTCAAAACTAATTACTCACCCCTCACCCCGCGCCCCTACTTCCTCTTCATAGGAGCGCGACCGTATAATTCTGTCAAAGATTTGAGGCGATCGCGCAACTCAGAAGTGAGATCGTCTGAAGGATAGCGCCATTCCCAGTTACCTTCGGGTTTACTGGGATAATTCATGCGTGCTTCTGTCGGTAAGCCCAATAAATCCTGGAGTGGAATCAGCGCTTGATTTGCTACCGAACTTAATGCTAAGCGAATCAGATCCCAGTGAATACCATCAGAACTTAAACAACCCAAGTAACGCTGTAATCTTTCTTTTTCGTACTCAGAAGCACTGTTAAACCAACCTACTGTTGTATCATTATCGTGCGTTCCTGTGTATACGACGCAGTTACGTGGAAAGTTGAATGGTAAAAAAGGATTAGCGGCATCGGAACCAAAGGCAAACTGCAAAATCTTCATTCCAGGAAATTCAAAGCGATCGCGCAGCGCCTCAACTTCGGGCGTAATCACGCCTAAATCTTCGGCTAACACCGGAAGCTTACCCAACTGTTCATTAATAGCTTGAAATAACGCTTCGCCTGGGGCTTCAATCCACTCGCCATTTATCGCAGTCGTTTCTCCTTGTTCTACCGCCCAGTAAGCTTGAAACCCCCGAAAATGGTCAATCCGAATAATATCAACGTAATCAAGGATCGCTTGAAACCGTTGCACCCACCACTTAAAATTGAGTTGCTGTAACTTCTCCCAGTTGTATACAGGATTGCCCCACAATTGACCTGTTTCACTAAAGTAATCTGGGGGAACTCCCGCCATTAAGGCGACTTCGCCTGTTTCTTCGTCCAAACAAAAAATCTCTGGATTTGCCCAGACATCAGCACTATCATGCGCTACATAAATCGGGATATCACCAATAATGACGATACCCTGCTGATTTGCGTAGTGTTTGAGTTCATTCCACTGGCGGAAAAACTCAAACTGTACAAATTTGTGGTAGAAAATTTCTGCTTCTAGCTGTTGCTGCGATCGCGTTAAAGCCTCTGGATGACGACGCGCAATTTCTGTTTCCCACTGATACCAACTGACACCTTCATTCGTATCTTTCAGCGCCATGAACAACGCATAATCATCTAACCAATAAGCTTTGGCTGTACAGAATTGCGCGAATTCTTGCTGTTGTTGCGGTGTTGCTTTTGCCCTAAAATTTTCGCAAGCTTTCTTGAGTAAAGGAAGCTTAATTGGTACAACTTGGTCAAAATCAACTTTGTTGCGCGGAAACTCTGGTAAATTAACGAAGTCCTCGGCTGTCAACAACCCTTGTTTTTCTAAGCTTTCTGGGCTAATCAACAGAGGATTACCCGCCATTGCCGAGTATGAGGCGTAAGGAGAGTTACCATAACCTGTAGGTCCTAGTGGTAAAACCTGCCACAACTGTTGAGCGCTTTGTACTAAAAAATCAATAAAGGAATAAGCGGATTCGCCAAGATCGCCGATGCCAAATTTACTTGGGAAGGAGGTGGGATGTAGCAGAATGCCACTAGCTCTGGGAAAAGGCATATTTCATCTAAAGTGTTAGAAGCAGTCGCCATGAATTTAACACGCTCGACTGTGTTTCAAACCTATCTGTAGTTAGGAAAAACAGTACATGGCTTAAATGCATAAAGTAATGCTAGTATCTCAGTAAGCAAATGTATTTTATAGCACAAAATATAACAGTAGTTTTATGGTAAAATACCAGTCACTTTTGTTGACGGAAATTTTGCCCTTCTGCTTAGAATACTATTTGTACTCCAAAAACAAAATTAGTCGAAGGTGTTACTTTATGTACTTACGGCAAACGATTAAAACGCTATTACCTAACAAGATAGCAAAAGAAATCAAAGAAAACTACAAAAAAAATAAAGTATATAGTAATGAAATTAAGTTACTAAAAGGTAGGGAAATATCAACGAGTAACCAAACTAGTGTGTTATTTTTCACTACACGAAAATGCGCATCCACTTACATGAATAACTGCATAAGATATTTGAATGAAAAATACCTTCATTTAATGTCAGTAAATTTGGCTAGCTATGTTTGGCACTATTTGAATCAAGAAGTATATAAAGTACTAGAAGAAAAGCAAGCTGTAGCTTTTCGTCATAATGGAATTTTATATAGTCCACTACGGCAGTATGTTCCAATCAATAACTTGGAGAAATATTGCATTGTTTTAATGCTGAGAGATCCTCGAGACGTCATTGTCTCAAACTACTACTCTATAAACTATAGTCATACTTTACCTATTAATGAAAATCAACAGAAAGAATTTTTACAGTATCGGCAGAGAGTTCAACAGCAAACAGTAGATGAATACGTGCGCGAGAGAGCAGAGCGTTTTCATAAAATATATAGTGAATATTGTCATTTTCTGATTAAGGATAGAAACATTAAGTGGTTGCGATATGAAGACTTTATTCAGGATTTTGATTTATGGGTTAAACAATTAGGAGAATGCTTTAATATCGATATTGAAGAAAAAGATATTAATGCTTTATTTGAACTTAAGGGTGGAAATAAAAAAGTAGAAGAAAATAAGCTAAATCATATTAGAAAAGCGCTTCCAGGTGACCACAAAGAGAAGTTGAAAACAGAAACTCAAGATTTTCTTAATAAAAAATTCAAAGATATACTTTTAACATTAAACTACGAATAAACTTCTCAGCTTTTAAAGGTTAAAATTTATGACTATAATTAAAATGTAATCTCTTGTTAACCATTGTTGGAAAACTAGCAAAATTAAAAAATTGAATGACAAATGTAGCGTAATTATGAAAATCTCATGATTATGAGTAATACATAACGTTAAAATACATATAAGCAGTTGATATTATGTGTTAAATATACAAGACTTAAAATGTAAAATATCATAAGAAGTCATTTAGCAGAAAGCTATGAACGCACACGGCTCTTTCTTAACGCCTGTCAGCGACTCACTGAGTAAGATGAAGCGTTTATTCTATGGGAAATACTACGATCATCCCTATCTTTTTCCACGAGTAACGAATGAGGAAACTTATTTAATATCTTTTCCCCGATCTGGAAATACTTGGCTAAGACGCTTGCTCACTGCGCTGATCTGCAAGGAAGAAGCTGTTTGGCAGCTGATGGAGAGTATAGTTCCCGATATTCATATATATAAACCAGAGAATAAAAAAAAGCCAAATATAAAACCACTTATTGTAAAGAGCCATACTCCTTTTGTAGATATACCTGCAAAAGTAGTCTATGTCGTTAGAGATGGTAGAGACGCACTTTTATCATATTATTTTCTGCTTTTAAAAGAAGGAAAAATAAAACCAGATATATCGGTACTTGATATCTACTTTGATAATAATGTTTGGCCTTGTTCATGGCACACACACGTTGCAGGTTGGCTAGATGGGTTGGAAAAGCGAAACCCAGAGAGTTACAAAATTATTTATTATGAGGATTTGAAAAAATCGACGGCTGAGCAACTGTTTTTAGTAGCCAAGTTTATTGGTTTACCTGTTACATTGAGTGATGCAGAACAAGCTGTAGCATTACATCCTGTTAGAAATCAATCTAAATCGAATGAAATTAGCAGTAATCAAGAGAATAGTGGTTCTGTCGTTAAAAACAGTAAGACTAAATGGCAAGATATTCTTGTGGGAGAAGATTTAGTAAGGTACGAAGCGATCGCTGGTACAGAACTACAACGTCTTGGCTATCCGTTAATGAGTGATAAATGAAACAAGAAATAGAAACTTGTGGCTTTCGTTTAAAAACTTTTTAGATGAACTACCGAAATCCTGTTCCTACAGTTGATATCATTATCGAGTTAATCGATAGACCGCATCGACCTATTATCTTAATTGAACGCGATAACCCGCCTTTAGGATGGGCAATTCCTGGTGGTTTTGTTGACTATGGCGAATCTGTAGAATCAGCCGCCCAACGCGAAGCGAAAGAAGAAATAGGCTTGCAAGTGGAACTGATAGAACAATTTCAGGTGTATTCTGACCCACAGCGCGATCCACGCCAGCACACGTTGAGTGTGGTTTTTTTAGCAACCGCAACAGGCGAACCACAAGCTGGAGATGATGCGAAAAACTTGGGAATTTTTGAATCGTGGCGCATTCCTACAAATCTTTGCTTCGATCACGATCGCATTTTGCGCGATTATTGGCATTATCGCCATTACGGTATCCGACCTCGTTTGTCTTAATTAGAACTAAATACACAATTAGAACTAAATACACAATGACGCGAAAAGTTATTCGTACAAACTCTGCGCCTGCGCCCGTAGGACCCTATAATCAAGCGATCGCAGCAAGTGGTCAAATGATTTTTGTCGCTGGTCAAATTCCCCTCGATGCGTCAAGTGGGATCATTGGTGAAGATGTCGCACAACAAACTACACAAGTTATGGCAAATGTCAAGGCAATTTTAGAAGCTGCTGGCGCAACATTTCAAGATGTCGTAAAAACGACTGTATTTTTATCAGATATGAATAATTTTGCGGCAATGAATGCAGTGTATAGTCAATATTTTGACGAATCTACAGCGCCTGCGCGAGCGTGTGTCGAGGTGTCGCGTTTACCGAAAGATGTATTGGTAGAAATTGAGTGTATTGCGGTGATTGCAAATTGAGGGGCAAGGCATTGCCTTGCCCGCACTAACGAGATAATTTATATTTAGTCCCTATCTGCGCCCAAAGCCCGTTTCCGATTTTAATGTACGGCTTCGGGAGGTAATTCTCCGGATGGCGATCGCAAGTCTTCTACCATTTCTTGGACTGCGAGTGGTGGTGGTGGTGTCAGACGCGAAACAACTAGGGTGACAATAAAGTTAATGATCATCCCCAAAGTGCCAATTCCTTCAGCGGAAACGCCAAAGAACCACGGTGTCATTCCAGAGAATTTAACACCAACAATGTAGAAGATCGTAAAGAGTAAGCCAGCAATCATTCCCGCGATCGCGCCTTCGCGGTTTGTGCGCTTATCAAAAATACCCAGAATAATTACAGGGAAGAAGCTAGCAGCAGCTAGACCGAACGCAAAAGCAACAACCTGCGCAACAAAGCCAGGAGGATTGATACCAAAATAACCTGCTAGCGCGACAGCAAACCCTACCATAATTCGTCCAACAAACACGCGTTGTTTTTCTGTGGCATCGGGTTTAAGAATGCGATAGTAAATATCGTGCGCGACTGAACTTGAAATCACCAAGAGTAATCCTGATGCGGTAGATAACGCTGCTGCTAATCCTCCTGCTGCAACAATAGCAATAACCCACGGCGCAAGTCGAGCAACTTCTGGGGTAGACAGCA
This Chroogloeocystis siderophila 5.2 s.c.1 DNA region includes the following protein-coding sequences:
- a CDS encoding pseudouridine synthase yields the protein MEERIQKILSQWGVASRRQAEEMIRLGRVRCNGKVIELGQKADPQVDAITVDGKLLQLRSRPQPVYLLLNKPAGVISTRHDPQGRRTVMDLLSPELRVGQGIHPVGRLDADSTGALLLTNDGHLTLALTHPRHSITKTYQVWVEGHPPPAVLQQWRRGVILDNRKTRPARVSIVDQNHTHTCLEVILQEGRNRQIRRIAQQLGYPVHQLQRTAIGLIRLQPPPLPEGCYRPLQDFELRFLRDQTDRVRIQESSAIKE
- a CDS encoding helix-turn-helix domain-containing protein, translated to MIKWCRKQKVKIEPSLEQQSAEKLLEIGAQLRQARQVQALSLERVALRTMIPRHLLKAIEAGNREELPEPIYIQSYIKQYADALGLDGTELARNFPIEDRRILLKPTQRILPAAQLRPIHLYLLYLFVVFWAVNALSYTLSRNQLQESSFQRVQQLLPTQTRSQQSDIQSVSTANQDSKPVRISVTLKAQSWLRVTADGQTTFEGTLPQGTQRTWEAEEELTLKTENAGGVLVQFNQEKAKQIGNPGQMQEVTFAANQRL
- the malQ gene encoding 4-alpha-glucanotransferase; its protein translation is MPFPRASGILLHPTSFPSKFGIGDLGESAYSFIDFLVQSAQQLWQVLPLGPTGYGNSPYASYSAMAGNPLLISPESLEKQGLLTAEDFVNLPEFPRNKVDFDQVVPIKLPLLKKACENFRAKATPQQQQEFAQFCTAKAYWLDDYALFMALKDTNEGVSWYQWETEIARRHPEALTRSQQQLEAEIFYHKFVQFEFFRQWNELKHYANQQGIVIIGDIPIYVAHDSADVWANPEIFCLDEETGEVALMAGVPPDYFSETGQLWGNPVYNWEKLQQLNFKWWVQRFQAILDYVDIIRIDHFRGFQAYWAVEQGETTAINGEWIEAPGEALFQAINEQLGKLPVLAEDLGVITPEVEALRDRFEFPGMKILQFAFGSDAANPFLPFNFPRNCVVYTGTHDNDTTVGWFNSASEYEKERLQRYLGCLSSDGIHWDLIRLALSSVANQALIPLQDLLGLPTEARMNYPSKPEGNWEWRYPSDDLTSELRDRLKSLTELYGRAPMKRK
- a CDS encoding sulfotransferase domain-containing protein, translated to MYLRQTIKTLLPNKIAKEIKENYKKNKVYSNEIKLLKGREISTSNQTSVLFFTTRKCASTYMNNCIRYLNEKYLHLMSVNLASYVWHYLNQEVYKVLEEKQAVAFRHNGILYSPLRQYVPINNLEKYCIVLMLRDPRDVIVSNYYSINYSHTLPINENQQKEFLQYRQRVQQQTVDEYVRERAERFHKIYSEYCHFLIKDRNIKWLRYEDFIQDFDLWVKQLGECFNIDIEEKDINALFELKGGNKKVEENKLNHIRKALPGDHKEKLKTETQDFLNKKFKDILLTLNYE
- a CDS encoding sulfotransferase domain-containing protein, encoding MNAHGSFLTPVSDSLSKMKRLFYGKYYDHPYLFPRVTNEETYLISFPRSGNTWLRRLLTALICKEEAVWQLMESIVPDIHIYKPENKKKPNIKPLIVKSHTPFVDIPAKVVYVVRDGRDALLSYYFLLLKEGKIKPDISVLDIYFDNNVWPCSWHTHVAGWLDGLEKRNPESYKIIYYEDLKKSTAEQLFLVAKFIGLPVTLSDAEQAVALHPVRNQSKSNEISSNQENSGSVVKNSKTKWQDILVGEDLVRYEAIAGTELQRLGYPLMSDK
- a CDS encoding NUDIX domain-containing protein, with amino-acid sequence MNYRNPVPTVDIIIELIDRPHRPIILIERDNPPLGWAIPGGFVDYGESVESAAQREAKEEIGLQVELIEQFQVYSDPQRDPRQHTLSVVFLATATGEPQAGDDAKNLGIFESWRIPTNLCFDHDRILRDYWHYRHYGIRPRLS
- a CDS encoding RidA family protein, yielding MTRKVIRTNSAPAPVGPYNQAIAASGQMIFVAGQIPLDASSGIIGEDVAQQTTQVMANVKAILEAAGATFQDVVKTTVFLSDMNNFAAMNAVYSQYFDESTAPARACVEVSRLPKDVLVEIECIAVIAN